From the Papaver somniferum cultivar HN1 chromosome 2, ASM357369v1, whole genome shotgun sequence genome, the window ACTAGTTGTAAGCTGAGATCAGCTGCGACTTCCGCTACTAAGTCTCACCATAGTCATCTGAAATCAGAAAGAAATCATGCCATTTCAGTAAAAAGTTCAGATTTTTCATCATTAAGATCATCTGAAAACAAATTTAGATATTAATTATACAAATCATGTTAAAAATTGCATAAAAAATCACCCTAAACATGACAAATCATAAACCAGAACGTATAAAGCCATGTAATTTTGGACAATTTCAGATTTTACTTCACTAAGAATATCGGAAAATATATCGAGATGTTAATCATACAAATCATGATataaattaaataataaaaaccCTAAACATGATACTGATCATACAATACAAAACAATAACAAGCCTTAGAGTTACTTAACATGATCTTCATACCCAATCACACAAAACAATTAGAAACTAAAAAATATATGATTTTCAGAGTAAAGTGATTTTACCTCAAGATCTTGCAGAAATCAACTAAAGCCCtgtcaacaaataaacataaacgATAATTAAAACCAACAATTAAACAATAggaacaagaaaagaaaacagaaaaggagatttcattttcattttgcaAACCCCTAACTTTACCTTGGACAAAATCAAGATTGATTATGGTTTTGATAATGGCTGGTTTCAAAGAAAATGGTTCAATGGTGTGATTTTTTCTCTAATTTGGGGTTTGGGTGGGAGCTGGAGTGAAGGGTTTGGATGAGATACTGAGGGTTTTCGGTGAGAGAGACGACGATTGAATAAAGAGATAAAGGAGAGACCGAAATATATATTACTCGAAAATAATGAGGGAGGCTGGTTTCATCTCAGCCGTTCCAACAAACGAGATGTATCTAACCACACAAAGTGGCGGGAATCTTCGTGCCAAAATTCTATGTAGCAGTGAAACTATACTAGCGCCTGTGTCGTTGCATAAGTCAACAAAATTATAACCACTAGGACAACTTGATTTTAGTCAGCAACAACATTATGTGTGTCATTGTAGAAGTCAACCAAAGTCCAACTACAACGACAACTTGACTTTATACAACGACGTGTTTTTGTATTGTGGTTTTGAGACATTAGGTTTTGGTGTCGTTACATTATGTCCTAAAAAACCTCTTTTCCACTAGTGATCTATGAAGGAATCATCGACACTTACAGGTTCTCAAGAACTGATAAGGAACGACCAAGACTATCATGGAATGGGGAGATTAGTAATGAGTTGTTAGGTCGCGGCAAGAGAACCCCTGCAAAGAAAAAGTTCTAAGAGCCTAGAGACAGTGATTTAGTtggttgtttttggtttcttgatGTCTATTGCcttagttttatttttcttatcacgTTGGACTTTGGCTGTTATACCATCTTTGTAGCACTTTCGAGTGCACTCTTCTTTCTCTACTTTTTTCCCTTTTAAGCACACAGTTGTTTATGAGCTTTAACTATTCGAGGAAATGACATGCaaattttttttagtttgattCTTTGAAGCATTTAATTTCTTCTATTTAAAGTAACTTAAGATAGGATTTTAATTACCATCTGCAACATGCATTTTTGAATAGGTTTTCGAGAACGTGATGCTGATAAACCAGGACTCTGGAGGATCACGAAGAAAAGATAGAACTAGTGAATTACCTGAACCCCTGATTCATCTCATTCTCAGTTTTCTTCCGACCAAATGGGTCGTTTCTACAAGTGTTTTATCTAAAAGATGGAGGTACATTTGGACCTCAGTGCCTGTTATTGATCTTCGTAAAGTGGAATTTCCATCAATTGGTAGATTACTCGACACAAATGAGGAGCATGAAAGAGCTGAAAATTTATATTCATTGCAGTTTCAGAGGCTTatgaattttgttgacaaaaagctTTCTCTTCACCATGAAACACGGGATATAAAGAAATTTGATCTTGACAATCTTGATGTGCAAAGGTTTCAGGTCGAAGAATGGGTATCTGATTTGTTTACGAGGCAAAGTCTTGAAGAGTTTGTTTTCTATGCAGAAAGTTCGCCTGAAGGTTTTTTTCCTTCAAGGGGAACATATGCATCACTGACTATATTGGAGTTGGGTACATGGGATCCAGTTTATCTTCCTGATGCAATAAACTTTCCAAATCTCAAGATTTGTCGGCTTAGAAATGCCACACTGTATATGCATTCTGAAGATCTGACTCAGCAATTCTATTCTAACCTCCCCGTTCTCGAAGAATTGGAGTTGACAGACTGCGACTGGGAAATATCTGAATTATTAATTTCAGCTCCTGCTTTGGAAAATTTAAGATTAACATTTTCCAAAATTTAAGATTAACATTTTCGCACCAAATCTACTGCACCTCAGGTATGTCGAAAATCTTAAAGTGCTCTATAATTTACTGTAGACTTTTTAATGAGAGTGTTTTGAGGATAATGAGTTAAATCTCATCAtcgggacaatggaggaagccaaatttcacgaaTGCGGTaactatattaattctttttatgactaattgcacagttatttaattgaattatgattatcattgaatAGTTTTCATTTCTATTTATGGGTTATGTTTGCTTAATTGTTTTGATATCCCATTCTTTAGATTTACAACCATTACTTTTgaaatctactttaggcaatgaattagagtcaatgaaactttatATTATGAGCTATTATTATCTAGAATTGGTACTTGAACTGCATGAAATagaagtttggtggaatcctgagtctcgatCATCTCTTCTTCTTGTCAACTTTtgaatatatattttctttatttttactatttttgttTATTGAAtctaaaatcaatctcaacaaagtccgagtgaaaaACAACCTTTTTTACCACTACCTAAAACCACATCATTTAATAATCTCAGCTTGAATTTACTGTGAGAACATTATATATGATATAAAGTGTTTGAGAAGATCATACCAGTGTCAAAGTGGTGAAGAATATCATTAATGTCTGAGTTGATCAATATGACTTAAGTTTTGTGTTATCATCATTACAAAGgttgtagttgtgggattttccgcaactacattcttaatgaaaaactacttttttttttgtttttttttgtagttgttgtGTACTTTTTTTTAACTTGCataaattatactccctccgtcctagtttatttgccaaaattgagttttttaaaaaaaaagtgtaTCAAAAAGTTACTATATTTCCCACTAAAAATATCCAATTACCAAGGAAGAAATAAAAACTATGATACAAAAACTTGTATATTAAACAATTGATttgaaagattgatggtgtatgtggaagtaatttgaattttgtttcaagtttttgcaaaatcctattttggcaagtaaactaggacggctGGAATATAAGTGTTTTGTGAATGCACAAGATAACACCCAATCATTGCATTGGAAATGtacaaaaacaaatataaaaataggAGAGATGGTATAAACTTGCATTAGAGAATGTAAATTAACATTGATTTACAAAATGGGCATTGATTGAGAGTGAAGTTTTGCATTTTCCAATGCAAGAAAACACATCTCTcctatttttatatttgtttttgtaCCTTCCCAATGCAATGATTGGGTGTTATTttgtgcatggatgcacaagataaTAAAAGTTACAAAACCCATCAtataaacagaaaaaaaaattagttttttgTTGTATGGTTGGAACTTGGAAGAGTACTTAAATTTGTAAGCGCGCGATCTGCTTAAGTGAATTTGATGTGTTTAAACCGTATATAAATATGATTTTCGGATTTGGGGAACAAACCCTGGATGTTACTGAAGCCCGATCTTGTTGGTAATGGTAAATTGAAGTGAGAATACATTAGAAAGAACATGAAATGTAAATGTAAAAAAGGCACAAAAACAAAATCCTTAATATCGCCGGTTTTACCGAAACTGACCATCCAAAACCGGTAACATATGTCTGACGGCCAAAAACCGAACTGTGTTAGATATCCTGTTTGAACGGTTCTCAATGTTTAAAACCGAATTCATACGGTCtagtaattgttttgtccaaAACCGGACCGAACCGACCGTGTTGCACCCTTATGCTGAACCATAAAAGAATAAATATTGAAGAACAAAAAATTCAAACTATACAAGGAATACGCAAAATGTTAAAATTTTCCGCTAAGTTATAGTATGTAAAATGGAATAATGTGTAGAAAGTATAAATTTGAGAAAGTCAGGCGATGAAGACTCCGCTGAAGAATCACCTAATGCTAACTTAGCAAACAGATAGCATGGTAATAGAAATAGAAAAGTTATAAGAACCGGAATCTTGCATTAACCAAACagataacaaccacacacaatttAAACACACATTCACTCATTCTCTCAGAATGTGCCAATAGCACACTTATTCACATGTAACAGAATAGACAGGAATAATAGGCACACCCATAACTATTATAGCAGAAAACCGTTATTACCTCTAGGCAGAATCGCTGCACTGCATCAGATCTTATTATAGTCAAAATAGAAATTACAATTGCAAAATAAACACAGTGCTTTGTGGGCATAATCTCTGAACTGCATCAACCAATTAGCGAGCTTCCTTTCAGGTATTCTTTTCTGAGATTTTAATGTGAAAACCATTTGGAAATGTTAAACCAGGAATCCGGGCAATATCTCCTCCTTTGATTGTTTTCCACCTGAAAATCAAACCGAATTAATATCAGAGAGTTCCTCTAGTTTGTCTCATGGACAACGCACAGACGTTCACCATTGTAATAGAGGATAAAGTTTTTGTACCTGTACTTTGTCACCAAGTAATGAAGAAAAACAGCCATCTGAAGTTTGGCAAAATCTGTTCCAACACAAAATCTCTGACCAGCACCAAAAGCCAAGAAATCTTTTGTTCCTCCATTTAACTCCACTCCCTGTTAAAAACTTATTATGGCTGTTAAATCTGAGGGAGAATCAAACGCACACAGAAAGATCAAAGATTACCAGAGTAAGTTGAGTATATCTATCAACTCACATCCCATCTATGTGGATTGAATTCAAGGGGATCTTTGTACTTTACAGGATTCAGATGCACTGATGGAAGGCATAACATGACAGCCCACCCTGCTGGTATGGTGTAACCTGCCAGTAACCATGTGAATCATGTAAAAATCCAAATTATTAGCCAAAGAGAACTTAATTAGTTGCCAACTCACCCTGTATAGGTATATCTTTCAATGCTTTTCTAAAAACTCCAGGAACAATATTTGCCAATCTCACAACTTCATTGAGAACCTGCAATATTTTTGAGATTCTTGAGAACTAGTAAGGATATACTAAAAACATGGGGAGGTACAACAACTAATGCGCGTCAACATTTTGACTGCTTAATTAGCTACCTGATTTGTGAATTTCATTGATTTGTATTCTTTCCATGTGAGTGGTGCATCACCGTTTTTTCTGTTACGGATAAGTGCTTCATGTTCTTCCTGACAATTGACCATGAACCAAGTTAGAAACATGTGGTTTTTTCTGCACTGAAAAGTTTAGTGTCTCGAAACAGCAAAATTCATTCCATGATTGCTGAGAAAGCACAAGAAAAACACAAGTACAAAAAATCACAATAGTGTCACGCACCGTTAATTCCTCCAGAACTGCAGGGTTTTCTGTAAGCAATTTAAcggcaaaagttattgatatagAAGTCGTCTCAAAGCTGCCATAGAGAACAAAAAACATTAAGTCTAAACAAATTGCTTCACTTAGCACTGTGTCTTCATTTTTCAGTTCATCCAAGAGATAATCAAAGAAATCTTCTGGACAACTTTTAGGTGTAATTCGTCTCTCTTGTAACATATTTTTCAAAATCTTCATTGCTTGCTTACGACCCTGACAAAACGCAAGACGGAATATTCATCAGCACTTGTGTGGATATCAAAGACGGCCATGTTAGGCCCTAAGAAATACAAGTTTACCATTTACCTGTAAGCATTTGTGGTATGCGGTCCCAGGAATATCGAGCGGAAAAGAAATCAATCCTTCCATGAATGCAATAAAACATTCTCTAAGATTCTCTGAGGGCTTGGTTGGATTATATTGGTAGCAGATGAGTTCTTTTGCAGTTAGTTCAAATACCATCTGTAAAATTAGACCAGCGAATTGTCACCGCACACTCTAGGAAAATGATAATATCTTTAAAAAGAATTATGACAGATGATATAAGTTATACCTTCACAACGGCTTCTTTCAAATCTACGCTATCCTGATTTTCCCACACCGATAAATCTCTCTGTACCCTATGTACTATATGAGGAAGAAGCTTATGTTTCAGACTTTCAGGACCAAAGTGACTCAAAACCATGTTTCTTATGTACTTATGAATGGACCCATGTAGTGACTGTACACCTTGTTGCCCAAATATCTTTGTAAAAGTATCAGGATACCAAAACACGAACGATTCGCCTTCTAGTTGAGATATTATCAAGTGATTGACTTCAGGATCTGTTGATACGATGAAGGATTGCCCAACCAAACTCGTTTTAAAAACTGGACCGTATCTGAAAGCAAGATAACATCTGGCAAGGTCAGCATGTTACATATTTGCAGATATATGGCAGGAAAGCGTGTAGAATGATCCCTAAAAACAGTTAAAAGGACTAAGGGAAACTTGAAAACTTGTTTAAAGGTGTAATACTGCATCAAACTGTGTCACAATTTCACAAACCGTTACTACATACCAAGGTTTGAAGGAAGTGTAAATATATCTTCGCAAACAAACTTGACAATGGTCCGGTTACGATGTTACTAGCAGGTAATATCTATTTGTTATAAAATAATAGTGTGACAAAacggaaaataattaataaacaaAAAGTGTCCTTTTAAAGATCCATAGGAAAAACTTCCTCCTGTTATCTTAAGTATATCGTTTTCTTACCTTTCCATTCTTTCTTTCATGAAAGGAGGGACATCGGATGAAGTAGTTCGTGTAAAGAACCGATGAGTTTCGCCAATAATTGGGAAGCCCATAGAACCGGGAGGAAGTTTTCCATTGCATCCGGGATTTCTCCATCTATAAACCCAGTGAGTTATGCATATGATTATTAAGGTACCAATGAATAAACTAGCAGGTACTaacatgtttttttcttcttctttgtttctttctgTGTTATGTTTTTGATAACTGGATCAGGAGCCGTATAAATAGGACGTGTTAGGAACATATGTTGTGCTAGCACCTGTTTATAGTATTCCTTTTGAGGCGTCGATAAAGAATGAAGTACTGTTGTTTGTGGCAATGTGGAGGTTGGGAATGTCAGGAATGCTAGCGGTGTAAAACCTCTTGCAAGGCAACGGACACAACACCCAAAAATGTTCCCAACATGATGGGTGTCATTTGTGTCGTGCTATATTGTGCCTGGAATATATTAAGACATGCTATGCCTTTTAATCAAAGGAAAAGCACATTACAGCGCACAAGCACAACACAAAAATatatgtgttgtgttgtgttgtgcgaCCACATTTATCTGCAAATAAAATTACATATATATATTTGTAGAACGAATATTTATACTCCCTCTCTTTTGAAAAAAAAGCTGGTTTCACGTGTAATTTGTACATGAAAACAACCtttctttttgaaacagaggtaggatgaaattttaaaataattttgGTAAACAAAGCAATACCAATCTGATTTTTGCATACAACGTCTgaataatatttttaaaacaacataattatttattttaccaCCGAATGAACTTTAGAAATGACCTATtttacatcatcagttttatatGTTAAAAGATCTATCTATTATTTAATAGATTTAGGTATTATTTGTATCGCTATAGAAATgagacaaaataagaaaaaaaaatcttaaaattagCTAGAGTAAAGACTCCTTGTAAAATATACATCAAATATGTGTATACAGTGTCATGTTTTACCTATGGTGCATACTGTGTCGTTTTGTGTTATTCCAGAAAAATAAATACCGGCACAACAAAATTTACCCCTCTCACCGAACATAATATGGAATGGGCATATTAACAGAATCACGTTTTATCTTTGCATACAAATCATTAATTCCATACAACCAGATAGATGACTGATACATAAAGCTTCGACCAGATAGATGATTGATACATAAAGCTTCGAGTACATCGGAGAATAGAGTCATATGTATGAAATGACTATCGAAAAGAAACCACTTTTTACATTGTCGCTCAATTGTTCACCAGTTAGCGTGGCTGAatgttactctcatatcaacttgCTAGTTTGTGTGGTTACCGTCAATTTAATCGAGCCCCTTGAAGGATACATGCACTGTACGTACAGATAACTTCAATCAATAATGTTAGTGGGGAAAACTCTTTTTCATAGTGGAAGCCATCGTTCTTGATTCTTCAAATGGAAATGAAGAAAAGAATAGATTTGCTAAATATTTTGAATAGTTGAAAGAATGGTAATAAatgaaacacaaaattggttaaaaagaccaaaatcaacaattcctgggtgaaatggacagttagattttgctactgtttaaatggacaaaaatttaaaaataggcaggatgcaaccagtttcatcgtgcccattttcaaatattttttcttatttttaatttacataggatgtatccagtttcatccttgctattttttaaatttaagttaggatgaaactggtttcatcctgccatttcacccaaactattttttactcgtccatctgaaccgtgatttaaaaatatttggacaaataacccattttccgtaaatGAAATGATGAAACTTCTTTTTCATAGTGGATCGCAATGTCCTTGCTTTTTCAAATGGAAATATAGGAAATGTGTTGTTAAATAGTATCAATATTTTCTATGGGCAGGTTTTCTTATGTAAAGGTTGAAACAGGTATACAAGTTCTAATCAGAGATGGGTATAACTTATAAGTGTACCTAATATTTGTGACGGCCACAACCTATAGGAGGGGGTAATTTCTACTGTGTCAAATTTGACACCGATATCCTTTCCTAATCCATTCAGTGCAGCAGTCAATCTGACATATGGGAGGGAATAGTAAGGtgtcattttttattttcagATCCCCATATTTTTCGCTAAAAACGTCAGAATAAAATGAAATCGAATCCCACCAATATCTTTGACATAATAGGTGCTAGTATCCAAGAAATTTCCAACCTATCACCCGCATCAAATCTAAAATCCGTTGGGTTTTTAAGAATTCACTCCGGAAATCTATCAATGTTCGGATAAAGCCTCGGACACAAGAAATCAAGGGTACAAGAAATATAGGATATTTTTTCGTGCTTTATATGTATTGTGTTTGTGCTTTCTGCATGTTGCGTTGTACTTATCATGATATGTTATGTTGGATTATATTATGTTGCGTTGCTTATTTATCCATGATTGGTGTCATggataaatatttttaaaacaacaTAACTATTTATTTTACCACCGAAtgaacttcagaaacgacatatttacatcatcagttttatatGTTAAAAGATCTATCTATTATTTAATAGATTTAGGTATTATTTGTATCACTATAGAAATgagacaaaataaaaaaaaaagaatcttaaAATTAGCTAGAGTAAAGACTCCTTGTAAAATATACATCAAATATGTGTATACAGTGTCATGTGTTTACCTATGGTGCATACTGTGTCGTGTTGTGTTATTCCAGAAAAATAAATACCCGCACAACAAAATTTACCCCTCTCACCGAACAGAATATGGAATGGGCATATTAACAGAATCACGTTTTATCTTTGCATACAAATCATTAATTCCATACAACCAGATAGATGACTGATACATAAAGCTTCGACCAGATAGATGATTGATACATAAAGCTTCGAGTACATCGGAGAAATAGAGTCATATGTATGAAATGACTATCGAAAAGAAACCACTTTTTACATTGTCGCTCAATTGTTCACCAGTTAGCGTGGCTGAatgttactctcatatcaacttgCTAGTTTGTGTGGTTACCGTCAATTTAATCGAACCCCTTGAAGGATACATGCACTGTACGTACAGATAACTTCAATCAATAATGTTAGTGGGGAAAACTCTTTTTCATAGTGGAAACCATCGTCCTTGATTCTTCAAATGGAAATCAAGAAAAGAATAGATTTGCTAAATATTTTGAATAGTTGAAAGAATAGTAATAAATGAAATGATGAAACTTCTTTTTCATAGTGGATCGCAATGTCCTTGCTTTTTCAAATGGAAATATAGGAAATGTGTTGTTAAATATTATCAATATTTTCTATGGGCAGGTTTTCTTATGTAAAGGTTGAAACAGGTATACAAGTTCTAATAAGAGATGGGTATAACTTATAAGTGTACCTAATATTCGTGACGGCCACAACCTATAGGAGGGGGTAATTTCTACTGTGTCAAATTTGACACCGATATCCTTTCCTAATCCATTCAGTGCAGCAGTCAATCTGATATATGGGAGGGAATAGTAAGGtgtcattttttattttcagGTCCCTATATTTTTCGCTAAAAGCGTCAGAATAAACTGAAATCGAATCCCACCAATATCTTTGACATAATAGGTGCTAGTTTCCAAGAAATTTCCAACCTATCACCCGCATCAAATCTAAAATCTGTTGGGCTTTTAAGAATTCACTCCGGAAATCTATCAATGTTCGGATAAAGCCTCAGACACAAGAAATCAAGGGTACAAGAAATATAGGGTATTTTTTCGTGTTTTATATGTATTGTGTTTGTGCTTTCTGCATGTTGCGTTGTACTTATCATGATATGTTATGTTGGATTATATTATGTTGCGTTGCTTATTTATCCATGACTGGTGTCATGTTGGTGCAATTAATGTGACAATTAGTCTGCCGGCACATTACACGTTAAATGAATCGGTTGTTAAAACACGAAAGAAGAAGTTATAGTTACTTCCATCACGCACAACCTCCACCAAATGAAAAAGTTGCCGGCCAACATTTGAAAATTAAATTAGTTAAGTCTGGTTTCCATGACTTGTAGAAAGAATCTGGTCGTATGTCCATggaaaaacaaaaacacaaagtAGAGAACTCTTTATGGAAAACAATACACAACGTAAGCAATCTGACAATCCAAATTGTGGTGTTAGTAAATGATGAAAAGTAACAACAATTAATAAAACCAGTATATGGATTTTAAAATTCAGATTTACAGCAGCTCGTATGGAGATGTTTAGAGATATGTTATTAGGAGGAGCAGATCATCATGGTGGTGTCTGAGTAAATTATTGGTGTTAAGTGTAAGGTGTCCATTGTAACTTATGTCACGATGTGCAGAAATGATCATCTCATTGTGGTAGATAATATGGTAAACATTATCTCATACTGGTGAAGACAAAACTTTACATAAGTCAGAGTATCTTGTGTTTGGTTACTCTAGCAATCCTCACATTCTCAGTTTGTGGTTCTATAATAAAGAAAGAGGTGGTATCCGTTCACTACACCAAAATGGGGTTGCAACGGAAATAACCCGCTGCGTAACACCATACTACAGTTATTTTGCAACAGTAATGCGGCCGCTGCGAAAAACAGCCACAGCGGATTGATTGCCGTTACGACAATTTTTATTCGTAATTGCTTCAAGCCGTTGCAAAACTTTTTGTAAACACATATTACTATTCCAGGATTTCCTTTTTCTGGTACTAAATTTTGCAACAAGTTCTTTCCCTTATATTTTGCAgccacaaagaaaagaaaaaaaaattggtcaaaATTCATTTTCCCTGTTGTCCCTGAAAAATATGTAATTTCGTGTTTCCTTGTATTAGCATGTAGATGGTATCATGACCAATTATCCAAATAATATGTGTATGCCATAGCAAGTTAATTAACATATCCGATCACACAATGACCGGATGATCAGTTATGCTGTCCTGCCATCTAATAACCTTCTGGACTGACTCAGAGCTTTCAAACACGAATGGTTCCATCTAGACTTGTGTGAACGATAAATTTTTCAATAATAGCAGGTTTTGGTTCACATCTTTTGGACTATCACATACTTATGCGTTGTTGTCTTAGCATCGGATTCCTCTAATAGACGAAGCGAACTATCTATTTCATTTTAAGACTATAAGAGAAGAGATAGAATTTACGGAAAGTTAGACTTCTATTAGTTTTACTAGTTTTAACGGtagtaacttgttcttgatttgtcGCTTGTTTAAAGCTTAATTCGGTTATAAATAGGCATGCCCTTGAGCTATCTTTGTATCAGCTAACCAAGTCTATGACTGAAAGATCTTATACTGAGGTTTAGAACTTCTCAATTACAGATACTCAATCATACTAAATTTCACGGGATAATCAAACACAGCTCCAGTATCTAGCTAGCTAACAAAATGGATTTCTTCATCTTGTTCATCTCTTCCATCTTAATTATTTTTCTACTTCCCCTCATATCCTTCAAGTTTCTcacttctaaaaccatcaatacTCTAGCACGAAATCCTACAAATGGTAAAGTCCCACTAGGAAGCATGGGTTGGCCGATCATCGGAGAAGGACTTGAACTTCTTAAATACAGCCGACTTGGTACCCCAGAGAAATTCTTCTTTGATAGGATTGCCAAGTACTCATCCGAAATCTTTACTACTTCATTTCTTGGTGAAAAAGTTACTTGCTTTTGTGGTGCTTCTAGTAAcaaatttttgttttcaaatCACTCCAAATACGTAGAGTTTTCATTGCTGTCAACCGTGAAGAGGGTATTTCCATATACTGATCCAGAAAAGAgtgaaaaagttagaaaaatgatTGTTTCACTTGAGTCAAAGAAAGTTGTTGGTATCATTGATTCAATGACAAGGAAGCATTTTGAGGACTTTTGGGATACCAAGAAAGAGAACGAGGTGATGACTGTGTACCCCTTAGCGAAGAAACACACCTTTACCATAGCATGTAAACTGTTTATCGGCTTAGATGATCCAGCTAAAATCAATGAGTTTCTGAAAGACTTCATTACCATTATTAACGGGTTTTTTGGTCTACAAATAAATTTCCCTGGAACACGACTCAACCGTGCAATTAAAGCTTCACAAGCCATGCGAAACGAAATCATGTCAATTATCAATGAAAGGAAAAACAATAAATTGCAGCACATTAATGAAGAAGATGTACTGTCATATATGATCCTCGACAATAATGATGAGGATGCGGACGCCAACAATGATGATGTGCTGACAATGGCTGATAAAATGGTTGGGATGCTTATAGCTGCACATGACTCCGCCAGTGTTGTTATGACAAATATCACAAAGTATCTTGCTGAGCTTCCGGAAGTTTATGATGCAGTCAGAATCGGTAGGTATCAAGGTTGCTGAAGCAGCAAGCTATGATGAATAGCTAGCCTAAGAGTATAactaattaaaattggtgcaaaaagccATATGCTTCAGTTCTATGTTAATCCCTCTGTTGTGTTTCAGAGCATATCAATATCGCCAAGGAAAAAGGACCAGGAGAGTTGTTGAATTTGTCTGACATTCAAAAGATGAGGTACTCGTGGAACGTGGTTTGTGAAGTATTGAGATTGGCACCTCCAGCTCAAGCTTCTTTCAGAAAAGCCACTACTGACTTTGCATATGCAGGATATTTCATTCCAAAGGGAAGGACGGTATGTAGGCCCTTGCCCGTTTGCAAAGTTTGAGTATTATTACCTTTTGATCACTCAACAGATCTACTCATTCGAATAATGAATATATATGGAAGTTCTTT encodes:
- the LOC113350944 gene encoding F-box/LRR-repeat protein At4g14103-like, with protein sequence MLINQDSGGSRRKDRTSELPEPLIHLILSFLPTKWVVSTSVLSKRWRYIWTSVPVIDLRKVEFPSIGRLLDTNEEHERAENLYSLQFQRLMNFVDKKLSLHHETRDIKKFDLDNLDVQRFQVEEWVSDLFTRQSLEEFVFYAESSPEGFFPSRGTYASLTILELGTWDPVYLPDAINFPNLKICRLRNATLYMHSEDLTQQFYSNLPVLEELELTDCDWEISELLISAPALENLRLTFSKI
- the LOC113347564 gene encoding cytochrome P450 87A3-like; its protein translation is MLVPASLFIGTLIIICITHWVYRWRNPGCNGKLPPGSMGFPIIGETHRFFTRTTSSDVPPFMKERMERYGPVFKTSLVGQSFIVSTDPEVNHLIISQLEGESFVFWYPDTFTKIFGQQGVQSLHGSIHKYIRNMVLSHFGPESLKHKLLPHIVHRVQRDLSVWENQDSVDLKEAVVKMVFELTAKELICYQYNPTKPSENLRECFIAFMEGLISFPLDIPGTAYHKCLQGRKQAMKILKNMLQERRITPKSCPEDFFDYLLDELKNEDTVLSEAICLDLMFFVLYGSFETTSISITFAVKLLTENPAVLEELTEEHEALIRNRKNGDAPLTWKEYKSMKFTNQVLNEVVRLANIVPGVFRKALKDIPIQGYTIPAGWAVMLCLPSVHLNPVKYKDPLEFNPHRWDGVELNGGTKDFLAFGAGQRFCVGTDFAKLQMAVFLHYLVTKYRWKTIKGGDIARIPGLTFPNGFHIKISEKNT
- the LOC113347565 gene encoding beta-amyrin 28-monooxygenase-like, with the translated sequence MDFFILFISSILIIFLLPLISFKFLTSKTINTLARNPTNGKVPLGSMGWPIIGEGLELLKYSRLGTPEKFFFDRIAKYSSEIFTTSFLGEKVTCFCGASSNKFLFSNHSKYVEFSLLSTVKRVFPYTDPEKSEKVRKMIVSLESKKVVGIIDSMTRKHFEDFWDTKKENEVMTVYPLAKKHTFTIACKLFIGLDDPAKINEFLKDFITIINGFFGLQINFPGTRLNRAIKASQAMRNEIMSIINERKNNKLQHINEEDVLSYMILDNNDEDADANNDDVLTMADKMVGMLIAAHDSASVVMTNITKYLAELPEVYDAVRIEHINIAKEKGPGELLNLSDIQKMRYSWNVVCEVLRLAPPAQASFRKATTDFAYAGYFIPKGRTICWSAASTHKNHDYFPNPEKFDPSRYEGSGPAPYTYVPFGGGPHTCPGKEYAKLTILTFVHHLVTRYKWRNLFSGPNDVGKFIFNPFPLPRNGLPIVLQPHSPDTTS